The Saccharomonospora cyanea NA-134 genome includes a region encoding these proteins:
- a CDS encoding YccF domain-containing protein, with amino-acid sequence MRAILNVIWLVLSGFWLAIGYAFAGLVCCLLIITIPFGLASFRIAGYALWPFGRTVTERRTAGIPSLLGNIVWLLVAGWWLALAHVATGIALCVTVVGIPLGIGNFKLVPVALLPLGREIVSTR; translated from the coding sequence GTGCGAGCGATACTGAACGTGATCTGGCTGGTGCTCTCCGGGTTCTGGCTGGCCATCGGCTACGCGTTCGCGGGCCTCGTCTGCTGCCTTCTGATCATCACGATCCCGTTCGGACTCGCGTCGTTCCGTATCGCGGGCTACGCCCTGTGGCCGTTCGGGCGGACGGTCACCGAGCGGCGCACGGCCGGTATTCCGTCGCTGCTGGGCAACATCGTCTGGCTGCTCGTGGCGGGCTGGTGGCTCGCCCTCGCACACGTCGCGACGGGCATCGCGCTCTGCGTCACGGTCGTCGGCATCCCGCTGGGCATCGGTAACTTCAAGCTCGTACCGGTGGCACTTCTGCCGCTCGGCAGGGAAATCGTGTCCACCCGCTGA